Within Micromonospora parathelypteridis, the genomic segment AAGAACTTCTCGTCGGCCGTGTCGGTGTAGATGTTCTTCGAGGCGTGCAGCAGCACGTCCACGCCGGTCAGGTCGGTGGTGGCCAGCGGCCCCATCGCGTGCCCGAAGCCCAGCCGGCAGGCCGTGTCCAGGTCCTCCGCGGACACCACGCCGGACTCCACCAGCTTGACCGCCTCCATCACCAGGGCGGAGATCAGCCGGGTCGTGACGAAGCCGGCGATGTCCCGGTTGACCACCACCACCGTCTTGCCGATCTCCTCGGCGAAGGCCCGCGCGGTGTCCAGCGTGGCGTCGCTGGTCTTGTAACCACGAACCAGCTCGCAGAGCTGCATCATCGGCACCGGGGAGAAGAAGTGGGTGCCGACGACCGCCTCGGGCCGCTCGGTCACCGCGGCGATCTGGGTGACCGGGATGGCCGAGGTGTTGGTGGCGAGCACCGCGTCCGACTTGCAGATCTTGTCCAGCGCGCGGAACACCTCGTGCTTGATCTCCAGCCGCTCGAAGACCGCCTCGACCACGATGTCCGCGTCCGCCGCCGCCTCCAGCTCGGTGGTCGGGGTGATCCGGGCGAGGGTCGCCTCGACCTCGGACGCCTCGATCCGGCCCTTCTCGGCGAACTTCTCCAGTGACTTCCGGATGCCGCCGAGCCCTCGGGTGGTGGCCGCGTCGTCCAGGTCGCGCAGCGTCACCTGCCAGCCGGCCTGCGCTGCCACCTGGGCGATGCCGGAACCCATCAACCCAGCCCCGACGACCGCGAGTCGACCCGCCATCTGCTTCTCCCTCGCTGCGATTGAGTGCCTCACTGCACCCTAGTCGGCGAGCCTG encodes:
- a CDS encoding 3-hydroxyacyl-CoA dehydrogenase family protein, giving the protein MAGRLAVVGAGLMGSGIAQVAAQAGWQVTLRDLDDAATTRGLGGIRKSLEKFAEKGRIEASEVEATLARITPTTELEAAADADIVVEAVFERLEIKHEVFRALDKICKSDAVLATNTSAIPVTQIAAVTERPEAVVGTHFFSPVPMMQLCELVRGYKTSDATLDTARAFAEEIGKTVVVVNRDIAGFVTTRLISALVMEAVKLVESGVVSAEDLDTACRLGFGHAMGPLATTDLTGVDVLLHASKNIYTDTADEKFFPPELLQRMVTAGDLGRKTGKGFYTY